A single region of the Lotus japonicus ecotype B-129 chromosome 4, LjGifu_v1.2 genome encodes:
- the LOC130711061 gene encoding uncharacterized protein LOC130711061 isoform X2, whose product MIWSKDPALGPCSKKISHHVHQHQMHKVHTLMNSCVVCPQRKRKLDQYMNNGKYITTFELCTKKYGKQNAINQSRSQNSSPAPLPVSKGKSAILEETQELAAFPTLNDRIEHCIVSQEIHPHLSDSNDSYKGLYLEKKRNLKIRHKDLMSSSSCTHSFKTSLKSLVVEEFVDPIKISQSISSKREDKELNPPLKNFLAFKGNHLLRPIIPIGPRFQVEVPNWDVTRNSPNSDEDWKWLGTQIPEINTKVIGKRRMKFKGGK is encoded by the exons ATGATTTGGTCAAAAGATCCTGCTTTGGGACCTTGTAGTAAGAAGATATCCCATCACGTACATCAACATCAAATGCACAAAGTTCACACACTAATGAATTCTTGTGTCGTATGTCCCCAG agaAAGAGGAAATTAGACCAATATATGAATAATGGTAAGTATATTACTACTTTTGAACTTTGTACAAAGAAGTATGGCAAACAAAATGCCATAAATCAGAGTAGAAGTCAAAACTCTTCCCCCGCACCCTTGCCAGTTTCCAAAGGAAAAAGTGCTATTTTGGAAGAAACACAAGAACTTGCTGCTTTCCCTACTCTTAATGACAGAATAGAACATTGTATTGTGTCTCAGGAAATCCATCCTCATCTGAGTGACTCTAATGATTCTTATAAAGGGTTATACCTAGAGAAGAAAAGGAATTTGAAAATCCGACATAAGGATTTAATGTCTAGTAGTAGTTGTACTCATAGTTTCAAGACATCACTCAAGTCATTGGTTGTCGAAGAGTTTGTCGATCCAATTAAGATTTCGCAATCAATAAGCTCCAAAAGGGAAGACAAGGAACTCAATCCACCGCTTAAGAACTTCTTAGCTTTCAAAGGTAACCATCTACTAAGGCCAATTATTCCAATTGGACCTAGATTTCAAGTAGAAGTTCCTAATTGGGATGTCACAAGAAATAGTCCAAATAGTGATGAAGATTGGAAGTGGTTGGGTACTCAAATTCCCGAAATTAATACAAAAGTTATTGGGAAAAGGAGGATGAAATTCAAGGGGGGAAAATAG
- the LOC130711061 gene encoding uncharacterized protein LOC130711061 isoform X1, whose protein sequence is MLISPFTSEFLTTNPALGPCSKKISHHVHQHQMHKVHTLMNSCVVCPQRKRKLDQYMNNGKYITTFELCTKKYGKQNAINQSRSQNSSPAPLPVSKGKSAILEETQELAAFPTLNDRIEHCIVSQEIHPHLSDSNDSYKGLYLEKKRNLKIRHKDLMSSSSCTHSFKTSLKSLVVEEFVDPIKISQSISSKREDKELNPPLKNFLAFKGNHLLRPIIPIGPRFQVEVPNWDVTRNSPNSDEDWKWLGTQIPEINTKVIGKRRMKFKGGK, encoded by the exons ATCCTGCTTTGGGACCTTGTAGTAAGAAGATATCCCATCACGTACATCAACATCAAATGCACAAAGTTCACACACTAATGAATTCTTGTGTCGTATGTCCCCAG agaAAGAGGAAATTAGACCAATATATGAATAATGGTAAGTATATTACTACTTTTGAACTTTGTACAAAGAAGTATGGCAAACAAAATGCCATAAATCAGAGTAGAAGTCAAAACTCTTCCCCCGCACCCTTGCCAGTTTCCAAAGGAAAAAGTGCTATTTTGGAAGAAACACAAGAACTTGCTGCTTTCCCTACTCTTAATGACAGAATAGAACATTGTATTGTGTCTCAGGAAATCCATCCTCATCTGAGTGACTCTAATGATTCTTATAAAGGGTTATACCTAGAGAAGAAAAGGAATTTGAAAATCCGACATAAGGATTTAATGTCTAGTAGTAGTTGTACTCATAGTTTCAAGACATCACTCAAGTCATTGGTTGTCGAAGAGTTTGTCGATCCAATTAAGATTTCGCAATCAATAAGCTCCAAAAGGGAAGACAAGGAACTCAATCCACCGCTTAAGAACTTCTTAGCTTTCAAAGGTAACCATCTACTAAGGCCAATTATTCCAATTGGACCTAGATTTCAAGTAGAAGTTCCTAATTGGGATGTCACAAGAAATAGTCCAAATAGTGATGAAGATTGGAAGTGGTTGGGTACTCAAATTCCCGAAATTAATACAAAAGTTATTGGGAAAAGGAGGATGAAATTCAAGGGGGGAAAATAG